GTCATTGCAAGAGGCTCTCACTCCCTTCTCCCAAGAAATAATGAACACCCCCCGCCGAGACAAAGTGAAGGTCCCTACCATCGAGCCTTTCGATGGAACTACGGATCCAGAAGAAAACATGGCCGCCTATGCGGCTCAAATGAACGTTCAGACTGGATGCGGAGCTACTTGGTGCAGGTACTTTCCCACCACCTTGAAGGGTCTTGCCCTTATATGGTTCAACAAGCACGTACCAAAGGGAAGCATCAAGAGCTACAGTGAGCTTGAAAAGGTTTTCATCAGCCAATTCGCGGCGGGTCGGAGGCACCAAAGGACAAGTGTCAACTTAATGGCAGTCAGACAGGGAGAGACGGAGACCCTTCACAATTATATTAAGAGATTCAATGAAGAAGTCCTAAAGATACACAATCTCAAGGACGAAACCAAGTTCGCAGCCCTCTTGGCAGGTCTTCAGCCAGATGACTTCAAGTTTGAATTGGTCAAGTCCAGGGTGTCCAACCTCGATGAAGCAATGGAGAAGGCCCAAATGCACATTCAAGCCACAGATATTTGTAAGATCAATTGGGGTGGTGAGAGTGGAACAAGgcaaaaacaaaagccaagaccTAACGGCAGCCACGACCAAACTCAGCCCTCCCTCAAAAAGTCGGTTATGGTTGATGACCATGGTGAAGATCCGAGGTACAACCGCAATAGGCGGGAGATTTACCTTGATCTCAAAGGAAAAGACATCCTCCCTAAGCCACCTGCAATCCGTACGCCCGAAGCAAAGCGAGACAAGTCACTTTGGTGTTAGTTTCACCACGAGTGCGGGCACACCACAAAGAACTGTAGGGAGCTGAAAAAGGCACTGGATCACTTGGCTGACAAGGGCAAGCTGAATAATTACTTAAGGAAGAATCCCCAAAAAGCAAAAGCCAAAGAAAAGGAGTCTCTTAGTGATGATACGGGAGACTACATTGGAGTGATAGCCGGAGGCTTGGCAACAGGCGGGTCTGTGAGCAAGGCGGAGGATAGCCTGTGGGCACTGGAACAACAAGTCCTAAAAGTGGCATCGGCTTCTCAAACAGCCCCGGTGATGACATTTGGTGGGAACACTAGTCAtccaattcaagagtcccatgaCGATCCGCTGGTCATCGAGATGAAAGTCGCTAACTCAACGGTAGGGCGAGTGTTAGTGGATAGTGGATCATCCGCCGACATCATTACTCTAAAGTGTCTAGAAGGGCTCAAGTATTCCAAAGAAGATCTGAAAACCATCTCCCAGCCACTCATTGGATTTGGAGGTCAAGGCGTCCATCCTCAAGGCACCATCAAGCTACCTGTCAGGTTAAGACGGTTGTTGGTAGACTTTCTTGTCGTGGACATCTCCCTGCCATACAACATCATCTTAGGCCGACCTCtactaagaaaaataaaagccGCAATCTTGGTGTACCAACTTCTCATGCAGTTTGAGTTGGAAGATGGCTCCATGGGAAAAATCTTTGGGGATCAACAAGTGGGCAGGCGATGCTATGTTAACAACCTCAAGAGAGGGACAAGTACCCCCCCAGCCACtggccaagaaagccaagccagAAGGGACTCAAAACTCCTGAAGGCAAGCCCCTCCCTCGCCCATGGAACACCGACAACCCTAGAAGGTTTTATGTTCAATCTCCTAAGAATTTCTCCCTTTCTCAAAAGTACTTAGCTTTATAGCTCACATCCATAGTTTTCAATAATGAAAGTGGGGGTAAGATACATGTAAGCCCGCCATAGGCTAAATAACATCTCATCATTGTAAACAAAGCTTTATATCTTCAAGGCAATAGTAAAGAGCTCGACCAGTAATATCACTTAGCAAATTTTGTTTCTAGAATGTTGTAAGTAGAAGCCAAACATTGACCATGCAAGCGCAGCACacgtcaaaaggaaaagacaagCCAAGTTCAAGCACATGAACTCATACTTAgtgaaataatctaagtcatctTTGGTGCTTCATCGTTTGCCCAatcatggggctcattagtccctttggagaacaacaacccattcccatacttagcaaaataatctaggtcattttcaagaatggcccgtcatcgttcgcccaagcatggggctcattagctcctttggagaacaacagcccattcccatacttagcaaaataatctaagtcattttcaagaatggcgcgtcatcgttcgcccaagcatggggctcattagctcctttggagaacaacaacccattcccatacttagaaaaataatctaagtcattttcaagaatggcgcatcatcgttcgcccaagcagggggctcattagtccctttggagaacatcAGCCCAtcttcatacttagcaaaataatctaagtcattttcaagaatggtgcatcttcgttcgcccaagcatggggctcattagctcctttggagaacaacagcccattcccatacttagcaaaataatctaagtcattttcaagaatggcgcgTCATCGTTCgaccaagcatggggctcattagctcctttggagaacaacagcccattcccatacttagcaaaataatctaagtcattttcaagaatgacgcatcatcgttcgcccaagcatggggctcattagtccctttggagaacatcAGCCCATtctcatacttagcaaaataatctaagtcattttcaagaatggcgcatcTTCGTTcgtccaagcatggggctcattagtccctttggagaacaacaacccattcccatacttatcAAAATTTATCTAAGTCATGTGCagaaagtagaagccatggcaccataagtagaagccatggcaccgtCATGTGTATGACAAGTAGAAGCAGAAGCCATGGCACAATCATGTGCGGCGAGTAAAAGCCAcgacaccatcatgtgcggcaaggagaagccatggcaccataagtagaagccttggcaccatcatgtgcggcaagtagaagccatggcaccataagtagaagccatgacaccatcatgtgcggcgagtaaaagccacgacaccatcatgtgcggcaaggagaagccatggcaccataagtagaagccttggcaccatcatgtgcggcaaggagaagccatggcaccataagtagaagccttggcaccatcatgtgcggcaagtagaagccatggcaccatcatgtgcggcaagtagaagccatggcaccataagtaaaagccacgacaccatcatgtgcggcaaagagaagccatggcaccataagtAGAAGCCTTGGCACCATTTGTGCggaaagtagaagccatggcaccatcatgtaCGACTCTCTCTCACGCACCGCACCCGACATCGGGCGACAAAACAACAGCCACGCCAAGAGAAAGCATCAGCCATCATCCTACCCACGTACATAaggcggaaaaaaaaaaaaaaaaaaaaagggcgaaaaaaaaaaacagccaCGCCCAAGAGGAAGGAGCAGCCACGCCATGTTCAGCCTTCCctacgaaaaaaaaaaaaaaaagaggagggCAGCCACGCCGAGAAGGAACAGCCACGCCTAGGCTGCCTTCCCTGCGCCagccatcaaaaaaaaaaaaaaaagaaagcagCCACGCCCGAGAAGGAGCAGCCACGCCCAGTCCTGCCTtgccttcaaaaaaaaaaaaaaaaaaaaaaaggaggagGGCCGCCACGCCGAGAAGGAACAGCCACGCCTAGGCTGCCTTCCCTGCGCCagccatcaaaaaaaaaaaaggggggaacAGCCACGCCGAGGAACAGCCACGCCTAGGCTGCCTTCCCTGCGCCagcctttaaaaaaaaaaaggagagcaGCCACGCCGAGAAGGAGCAGCCACGCCTCGACAAAGAGAATCTCGTGCGCGCAGTCACACCTCGACAAAGAGAAGCCCCCGCTCACGTCCTGTGCGCGACAAACGACAGCCACGCCAAAACAAAAGCAAGCCCACCTCCTTCAGCCGTGGGCACGCTAGGCACTCGCCCAAAGACGCCTATGGACATACAAACGTCAGCCAAACTTTTACTAACTTGGTCCAACAGCCGATTGGGCGCGCACATCATACTTGGAAAGCAGCAGCCGAGCCCGCGCTCCATCCCTTCGCCCAAACGCCGCAATCAATACGTGCCCACCTTATGCACGATAAACGCGGACCCTTGAGCACCTCTCCATGCCCACCCATGTGCTTGTATTAAAGACCAAGCATCGCAAGCCGCTCAAAACACCGGAGGGCTCGGGGATCCTTTCTTCCGCCAAACTCCCGAGTCTTTAGCCAAACTCGCAAATTTGGCGTGGGGCTAATGTTCGGGCCCCCCTGTGGAGCCCACTGTTCTAcataaattaccaaaatacccttcCAGGGAAATTACTGAAAATACCCTCAAACACAAACCTCCTGATGGGCTCAAACCAGAAGTTAGGGGCCCATATCTCAGCCTCTTACAGGCCCAAGATTTCATACCCCTACACTTGCCTATATTTAATAATAATGACATCctgcattactataaatatgtctCACATAATCATTACTGAGGTAGGCAATTATTCCCACACTGACTctctcactactttctctctctacaagaactgacttgagcgtcggagagggttttctcgggAACCCCCCCGAGCCAGTTTACGTTTGCCGTTTTTGTAGGACAAACCACAACCGATTGGAGGAAAACGACAGCCTGGTTGAAGAGGCTTCCCCTATTTTCACACTTAGCATTTTCTTCGCAGAAACAACTTAGATCTATGATATAGCTCAggattcatttatatgtaatCTTTATTTAAGAATCTCGATCATGTatataattgaataacaaaattacAACAATATTAATCTCAGCTCAGGCGTGAAGGTGATGTTGCCATCAAGGGCGTATCTAGCATATAGCTTGATCGCCAACAAAATCAACTTACACCTAACAACAAACATCTATAAAATACCATACGTATACAAATATGAATAAAACATTGCGTAACATTTGCTTCTtggcttaattaataattatttaggGAAATATTTTCTTAAGATTGTACGTGATGACAAAATTTAATTGCATTGGAAGCCGGAGGTATTACTTTTGCTACATTGATTGAGCAAGACACTCAAAGAGATAGGGACATTAACATTGATCCCCAATATATTAGCTTTAATGGCGGTGCAAAGACAAATTGCTGCATCAAGGTCAGTTAAACCTTGAAGAAGAGTGCAACATTGACGGTTTTGTGAGCTTCCAATAACAGTTCCGAGCAAGCCACTCAACACATTATTGGCACATGCCCCCAACTTTAGAATATCAATAGGGCAATTCCCTTttgatggtggtggtgaggCCATTGTTGGGTTCCCTCCTAGTTGTCCACCTTGGCTAGGTGACCCTGGAGTAAGTGGTGAAGGGGACATTGGTGGATTT
This sequence is a window from Spinacia oleracea cultivar Varoflay chromosome 1, BTI_SOV_V1, whole genome shotgun sequence. Protein-coding genes within it:
- the LOC110783889 gene encoding pEARLI1-like lipid transfer protein 1 encodes the protein MASKALSSIVVFLCLNLVFFTMVSSNSVPCPPPPPPPHTTPQSPSHGGQYGGNPPMSPTPLTPGPPSHGGQQGGNPPMSPSPLTPGSPSQGGQLGGNPTMASPPPSKGNCPIDILKLGACANNVLSGLLGTVIGSSQNRQCCTLLQGLTDLDAAICLCTAIKANILGINVNVPISLSVLLNQCSKSNTSGFQCN